A stretch of the Vigna radiata var. radiata cultivar VC1973A chromosome 7, Vradiata_ver6, whole genome shotgun sequence genome encodes the following:
- the LOC106768098 gene encoding protein UNUSUAL FLORAL ORGANS, giving the protein MEGFHPSMTSPFSYTFPISGAGSSTTTSNLTTGTYSTSSLWMNSRIWSKLPQRLLDRVIAFLPPPAFFRARCVCKRWYALLFSNTFLELYLQVSPHRHWFIFFKHHKTRKSYIYKNNNNGSGYGHGAASSCEEGYLFDPSDMAWYRISFALVPSGFSPASSSAGLLCWVSDEAGPKTMLLCNPLVGSITQLPPTLRPRLFPSIGLTISPTCIDVTVAGDDMISPYAVKNLTSESFHIDGGGFYSLWGTTSSLPRLCSLESGRMVYAEGKFYCMNCSPFSVLAYDITSNNWFKIQAPMRRFLRSPNLVECKGKLLLVAAVEKSKLNVPKSLRVWSLQACGTMWVESERMPQQLYIQFAELEVGNGFECVGHGDFIVIMIRGTDKALLFDICRKRWQWIPPCPYIAHDGFELHGFAYEPRLATPVTGLLDQLALPFHTFSA; this is encoded by the coding sequence atggaaGGTTTTCACCCTTCTATGACGTCTCCTTTTTCGTACACATTCCCCATCAGTGGTGCTGGAAGTAGTACTACTACTAGCAATCTTACTACTGGCACTTACAGCACTTCTAGTCTATGGATGAACAGCAGAATATGGAGCAAGCTCCCTCAGAGGCTTCTCGACCGTGTCATAGCCTTCCTTCCTCCACCAGCTTTCTTTCGTGCACGTTGTGTTTGCAAGAGATGGTATGCCCTTCTCTTCTCCAACACCTTCCTTGAATTATACCTCCAAGTTTCTCCACACCGCCACTGGTTCATATTCTTCAAGCACCACAAAACTCGCAAGAGCTACATctacaagaacaacaacaacgGCAGTGGCTATGGACATGGTGCAGCCTCTTCTTGTGAAGAAGGGTACCTCTTTGATCCCTCTGACATGGCATGGTACCGCATTTCCTTTGCTTTGGTCCCTTCTGGCTTCTCTCCAGCCTCTTCTTCTGCTGGTTTACTTTGTTGGGTTTCTGACGAGGCTGGTCCCAAGACCATGCTTCTGTGCAACCCTTTGGTTGGTTCTATCACTCAGTTACCTCCAACGTTGAGACCTAGACTCTTCCCTTCCATTGGCTTAACCATCAGCCCCACCTGCATAGATGTCACTGTTGCCGGGGATGACATGATATCTCCTTATGCAGTGAAGAACTTGACATCTGAAAGCTTTCACATCGATGGAGGAGGGTTTTACTCCTTGTGGGGCACTACCTCTTCTCTGCCTAGGCTTTGCAGCCTTGAATCCGGTCGAATGGTTTACGCTGAAGGAAAGTTTTACTGCATGAATTGCAGCCCTTTCAGCGTCCTGGCTTATGACATCACATCAAACAACTGGTTCAAAATACAAGCCCCAATGAGGAGGTTCCTTAGGTCTCCCAACCTCGTTGAGTGCAAGGGGAAGCTGCTTCTTGTTGCGGCTGTTGAGAAGAGCAAGCTGAACGTGCCAAAGAGTTTGAGGGTGTGGAGTTTGCAGGCTTGTGGGACAATGTGGGTGGAGTCAGAGAGAATGCCGCAGCAGCTTTATATTCAGTTTGCTGAATTAGAAGTTGGAAACGGGTTTGAATGTGTAGGGCACGGGGATTTTATTGTGATCATGATTCGTGGAACAGACAAAGCGTTGCTGTTTGATATATGCAGGAAGAGGTGGCAGTGGATTCCACCCTGTCCATACATTGCACATGATGGCTTTGAATTGCATGGTTTTGCATATGAACCTAGACTCGCCACTCCTGTCACTGGCCTCCTTGATCAATTGGCTCTTCCCTTCCACACTTTTAGTGCTTAA